One Amaranthus tricolor cultivar Red isolate AtriRed21 chromosome 1, ASM2621246v1, whole genome shotgun sequence DNA window includes the following coding sequences:
- the LOC130812111 gene encoding DNA (cytosine-5)-methyltransferase 1B-like: MGRKRNASADNLTSDFLKTNGHSSEAKKGKLVEDGDEADRETALASRRITKRSAERMIRLSEKNDLVVPKMEPTVENERTAIGLTTGHDDPRPNRRLIDFIFHDEDRKPQPLEMLEVTNLFITGVILPLESCGDLNNNKGVRCEGFGRIESWDISGYDDGTPTIWISTEIGDYDCGNPAASYKKTYGLLYEKARACIETYKILSKSLGGNPDITFDELIASLVRSMSGSENFLRSASIKDFILSQGEFIYNQLIGLENTSNKEDHKFLDLPVLLTLRNEGKKRRASAPQIVDPLYRAPYTCLIMRAAPIERPKNRRSRNKKKSTGQATSNKCYIMINEDEIAADYPLPVYYKPNDDEIDEYIIFDNDMDVITLNGQPKNTLHNWSLYNSDSRLVSLELLPMKPCDVDVAIFGSGIVKNDNDSSFCFDADDQSSSVSSEARVMGGIPIYLGTIKKWMINVTDSIVCISLKTEKAWYRLGKPSEQYAPWYGPVIKTARLAAGIITLLKEQTHVAHLSFEEIVIRVAEFEENHPAFISKNHAMVERYMVVHGQILLQQFYKYPYDTIRNCSFVTDLYNKMLARHHSKWIVKKALIGTGKNLNPIANMVPIARMKLMPATTTRLIYRIWREFYLKFSLEESKQGVASYLKKEEDFEEEKELRVFDEKTSKIYGSSGNRTLTYSYQDNKCVREPIPKISASETFCKQANVFGYTIGVGACVLVEMVKSEDLPSIYFVEYIFEIKGGKKIAHGRLMLRGSQTILGNAANERELFLTHDCFEFELEDIKQSIQVEIRQVPWGYQHRNANAVIDKIVRENAVERKRKGLPLEYYCKSLYHPDKGFFSCIPNNSMGNGNGTCDACNAKEAKKGKKHLKVNSSGSCFIYDGAEYTAEDFFYVAPQHFAEDKKENVTLSSSSNVGLKPYVICQLLEIKISKASQKYDLESVKIFARRFFRPEDISAEKAYHSDIREVYLSEEQYLLNVAAIQGKCYVRRKHDISSLDYPAIYDHIFFCEHLYDANSGAIKQLPSNIRLHSVFDESMSRKKEKGIEGDHVEDVNQKGESLTKRLATLDIFAGCGGLSEGLEQSGVAQTKWAIECEEPAGEAFNLNHPGASVFVNNCNVILRAIMSACGDDDDCISAPEACEEARRLDEKVIKDFPKPGQVDFIIGGPPCQDFSGMNSFSEIAWSKVQCEMILAFLSFADYFRPKYVLLENVGNFVSFNKGQAFRLSLASLLEMGYQVKFGILEAGAFGVSQSRKHAFIWAAPPEETLPDWPQPIHVFAGPELNVTLNTNTQFAAVRSTATGAPFRSITVRDTIGDLPAVGNGASLAIMKFKNEPVSWFHKMIRGDMMAITDHISKEMNELNLIRCRIIPKRPDANWRDLPDEKIKLSTGQMVDTVPWYLPTERHNQWRGLFGRLDWEGNFPSSITDPQSMGKIGMCFHPDQDRIVTVRECARSLGFPDNYRFAGNIQDKHRQIDSAVPPPLAFALGRKLKEAVDKKGSV, encoded by the exons ATGGGGAGAAAAAGGAATGCAAGTGCTGACAATTTGACTTCCGATTTTCTTAAAACCAATGGGCACAGTAGTGAAgcgaaaaaaggaaaattagttGAAGATGGAGATGAAGCCGACAGGGAAACTGCATTGGCTTCTCGGAGAATAACAAAACGTTCTGCAGAAAGAATGATTCGTCTGTCTGAGAAAAATGACCTCGTGGTTCCAAAAATGGAGCCTACTGTTGAAAATGAGAGAACTGCTATTGGTTTGACAACAGGGCATGATGATCCCAGACCTAATCGACGTCTCATAGACTTCATCTTTCATGATGAAGATAGGAAACCACAACCTTTAGAGATGCTGGAAGTTACAAACCTGTTTATTACCGGTGTAATCCTGCCACTAGAGTCTTGTGGTGACCTGAATAATAATAAGGGGGTAAGATGTGAAGGTTTTGGTCGTATTGAGTCGTGGGATATCTCTGGCTATGATGATGGCACACCAACTATTTGGATATCCACAGAAATAGGTGATTATGATTGTGGGAATCCTGCTGCATCCTACAAGAAAACTTATGGGCTTTTGTACGAGAAGGCACGTGCATGCATTGAAACTTACAAAATACTCTCCAAGTCTTTAGGAGGTAATCCTGATATAACTTTTGATGAATTGATTGCTTCACTAGTTCGCTCAATGAGTGGAAGTGAAAATTTTCTGCGAAGTGCCTCTATCAAAGACTTCATCCTTTCACAGGGTGAGTTTATTTATAACCAGCTAATTGGATTGGAAAATACATCCAATAAGGAAGATCATAAATTTTTGGACCTGCCCGTGCTTCTCACCCTTCGCAATGAGGGTAAAAAGAGGAGGGCATCTGCACCGCAGATTGTGGATCCCTTATACCGGGCACCTTATACGTGCTTGATAATGCGGGCAGCTCCTATTGAACGCCCAAAGAACCGGCGGTCTAGGAATAAGAAGAAAAGCACAGGGCAAGCTACTTCAAACAAGTGCTACATCATGATTAATGAAGATGAAATTGCAGCAGACTATCCTCTCCCTGTATACTACAAGCCTAACGATGACGAGATCGATGAATACATCATTTTTGACAATGATATGGATGTCATTACTTTAAATGGGCAGCCTAAGAACACGCTTCATAATTGGTCACTTTATAACTCCGACTCACGATTAGTTTCTTTGGAACTTCTTCCAATGAAGCCTTGTGACGTTGATGTTGCCATTTTTGGGTCCGGAATTGTCAAAAATGACAATGATAGTAGTTTTTGTTTTGATGCTGATGATCAATCTTCATCAGTTTCTTCTGAGGCACGGGTTATGGGTGGAATTCCTATTTATTTGGGTACTATAAAGAAATGGATGATTAATGTTACCGATTCCATAGTATGCATATCACTTAAAACCGAGAAAGCTTG GTATAGGCTTGGGAAGCCATCAGAGCAATATGCTCCTTGGTATGGACCAGTTATTAAAACAGCAAGGCTAGCAGCTGGCATCATTACACTGTTGAAAGAGCAGACTCATGTGGCACATCTGTCCTTTGAAGAAATTGTCATAAGAGTGGCAGAGTTTGAAGAGAACCACCCTGCATTCATATCAAAAAATCATGCTATGGTAGAAAGGTACATGGTTGTCCATGGTCAGATCTTACTTCAACAGTTCTATAAGTATCCCTATGATACAATCCGGAACTGCTCTTTTGTGACTGATCTTTACAATAAAATGCTTGCAAGGCATCACTCAAAATGGATAGTGAAGAAGGCTTTGATAGGGACAGGAAAAAACTTGAATCCTATAGCTAATATGGTTCCCATTGCTAGAATGAAGTTAATGCCAGCCACAACCACTAGATTGATCTACagaatatggagagaattttatttaaaattttcattggaGGAGTCCAAGCAGGGAGTTGCTTCTTACCTGAAAAAGGAAGAAGATTTCGAGGAGGAAAAGGAATTGAGAGTCTTTGATGAGAAAACTAGCAAAATATATGGTTCAAGTGGGAATAGAACACTTACATATTCCTATCAGGATAACAAATGTGTGAGAGAGCCAATACCTAAAATCAGTGCTAGTGAGACCTTCTGCAAACAGGCCAATGTTTTTGGATATACAATTGGTGTTGGGGCTTGCGTCCTTGTTGAAATGGTCAAGTCAGAAGATCTGCCCTCCATCTATTTTGTggaatatatatttgaaataaaagGTGGCAAAAAAATTGCCCATGGACGACTGATGCTTAGAGGATCTCAAACTATTCTTGGTAATGCTGCTAATGAGAGAGAACTATTTTTGACACATGATTGCTTTGAGTTTGAATTGGAGGATATTAAACAAAGCATACAGGTTGAAATTCGCCAGGTTCCATGGGGATATCAGCACCGGAATGCTAATGCTGTAATTGACAAGATTGTCAGGGAAAATGCAGTGGAGAGGAAGAGAAAAGGGTTACCATTAGAATATTACTGCAAAAGCTTGTATCATCCTGATAAAGGTTTCTTTTCTTGTATACCAAACAACTCAATGGGAAACGGAAATGGTACCTGTGACGCTTGCAACGCCAAAGAAgctaaaaaaggtaaaaaacaCCTAAAAGTGAACTCCTCTGGATCTTGCTTTATTTATGATGGAGCTGAGTACACTGCTGAGGACTTTTTCTATGTTGCTCCACAACATTTTGCGGAAGATAAGAAGGAGAATGTAACTTTAAGTAGTAGCAGTAATGTGGGCTTGAAACCCTATGTGATTTGTCAGCTCTTGGAGATTAAGATTTCTAAGGCTTCTCAGAAATATGATCTCGAGTCTGTAAAGATTTTCGCAAGGAGATTTTTCAGACCAGAAGACATCTCAGCAGAGAAAGCGTATCACTCCGACATTCGTGAG GTTTACTTATCTGAAGAACAATACTTATTGAATGTAGCTGCCATCCAAGGGAAGTGTTACGTCAGAAGAAAGCATGATATATCATCTTTAGACTATCCTGCTATCTATGATCACATCTTCTTCTGTGAACATCTTTATGACGCTAACTCTGGAGCTATCAAACAG TTGCCTAGCAATATCAGACTTCACTCGGTGTTTGATGAGTCCATGTCCAGAAAGAAGGAAAAGGGCATAGAAGGTGATCATGTTGAAGATGTAAATCAAAAGGGTGAATCTTTGACGAAGCGATTGGCAACTCTTGATATCTTTGCTGGTTGTGGTGGTCTTTCTGAAGGTTTGGAACAATCAG GTGTTGCACAAACCAAATGGGCAATTGAGTGCGAGGAGCCAGCAGGTGAAGCATTCAACCTAAATCATCCAGGGGCTTCAGTGTTCGTAAACAATTGCAATGTGATCCTTAG GGCAATCATGTCAGCTTGTGGGGATGATGATGACTGTATATCTGCTCCTGAAGCTTGTGAGGAGGCTAGGAGGCTAGATGAGAAGGTTATCAAGGATTTTCCTAAACCTGGGCAAGTGGATTTTATTATTGGAGGACCCCCATGTCAG GATTTTTCAGGAATGAATAGTTTCAGCGAAATTGCTTGGAGTAAGGTTCAATGTGAAATGATCCTGGCCTTTCTATCATTTGCTGATTATTTCCGTCCTAAATATGTGCTTTTGGAGAACGTGGGGAATTTTGTATCATTCAACAAAGGGCAGGCATTTCGTTTATCCCTGGCTTCTCTTCTTGAGATGGGTTATCAG GTTAAATTTGGTATTCTTGAAGCCGGAGCATTTGGTGTTTCCCAGTCACGTAAACATGCGTTTATCTGGGCTGCACCTCCTGAAGAGACGCTGCCTGATTGGCCCCAGCCAATACATGTTTTTGCTGGTCCGGAGCTCAATGTAACTTTGAATACCAATACTCAGTTTGCTGCTGTGCGAAGTACAGCAACTGGTGCTCCCTTCCGTTCAATTACAGTCAGGGATACTATTGGAGATCTGCCTGCTGTTGGAAATGGGGCTTCTCTAGCAATTATGAAG TTCAAAAATGAGCCTGTATCGTGGTTTCATAAAATGATCAGAGGGGATATGATGGCTATAACGGATCACATATCTAAAGAAATGAACGAGTTAAATTTAATACGCTGTCGAATTATTCCAAAACGACCTGATGCCAATTGGCGAGACCTTCCAGATGAGAAG atTAAGCTGTCTACTGGACAGATGGTTGATACGGTTCCATGGTACCTGCCCACGGAAAGGCACAATCAGTGGAGGGGTCTATTTGGACGGTTGGATTGGGAAGGAAACTTTCCGAGCTCCATCACTGATCCACAATCTATGGGCAAGATTGGGATGTGCTTTCATCCTGATCAGGATAGGATAGTCACAGTTCGTGAATGTGCTCGATCTCTT GGCTTTCCCGATAACTATAGGTTTGCTGGTAATATCCAAGACAAGCACAGGCAAATTGATAGTGCAGTTCCACCACCTTTGGCCTTTGCGTTGGGTAGGAAACTCAAAGAAGCTGTTGACAAGAAAGGTTCGGTTTGA
- the LOC130812127 gene encoding glucan endo-1,3-beta-glucosidase 14 isoform X2, whose protein sequence is MTNFEMRRIKTFKIQSSWNKAPCRNLLIKIYDFFRSNGQEHIFHFRNPIHCQKESASNAALTTNAFTGTYGVNYGRIADNLPPPESVVTLLKAARIKNIRIYDADHSVLSAFADSGIEIIVGLGNEFLKDIAANGEKAMDWIKINVQPFLPRTKIVGIAVGNEVLGSGNDQELWEALVIAVRNVYICLERLQLSRSIQVSSPHSEGVFATSFPPSAGAFKEEILPYMKPLLQFFSQVGSPFYINAYPFLAYISDPTHIDIRYALFKKNPGIIDTKSKLHYDNMFMAQIDAAYFALEKVGYNKMEVIVSETGWASKGDPNEPGTTIKNARTYNLNLKKLLYKKKGTPYKPHTPIKAYIFALFNEDLKPGPTSERNFGLFKPDGSVAYHIGFTGISSAPSSMFSFKGFRAQGWFEYSKLLIITICTAYVLLGVIS, encoded by the exons ATGACTAACTTTGAGATGAGAAG AATCAAAACTTTCAAAATTCAATCAAGTTGGAATAAAGCT CCTTGCAGGAATCTATTGATCAAAATATATGACTTTTTCCGGTCAAATGGACAAGAGCATATTTTCCACTTTCGAAATCCAATCCATTGCCAAAAAGAATCAGCAAGCAATGCTG CTCTAACAACAAACGCATTCACCGGAACATACGGCGTAAACTACGGAAGAATCGCCGATAATCTGCCACCACCCGAAAGTGTAGTAACACTTCTTAAAGCTGCAAGAATAAAGAACATAAGAATATACGACGCCGATCATAGTGTTCTATCCGCATTTGCAGATAGTGGGATCGAAATAATTGTAGGTCTTGGTAATGAATTTTTAAAAGACATAGCCGCTAATGGAGAAAAAGCAATGGATTGGATAAAAATTAACGTACAACCATTTCTTCCAAGGACCAAAATTGTTGGAATTGCCGTAGGTAATGAAGTTTTAGGTAGTGGAAATGACCAAGAACTTTGGGAAGCATTAGTAATTGCGGTAagaaatgtatatatatgtctagAACGTCTACAATTATCTCGATCGATTCAAGTTTCGAGTCCTCATTCTGAAGGCGTATTTGCTACGTCCTTTCCTCCATCGGCAGGAGCCTTTAAGGAAGAGATTTTACCTTATATGAAGCCGCTTTTACAGTTCTTTTCGCAAGTTGGTTCGCCTTTTTATATAAATGCATACCCATTTTTGGCCTATATAAGTGATCCTACTCATATTGATATTCGTTACGCGTTGTTTAAGAAAAACCCGGGGATTATTGACACAAAGTCTAAACTTCATTATGATAATATGTTTATGGCTCAAATTGATGCGGCCTATTTTGCGTTAGAAAAAGTTGGGTATAATAAAATGGAGGTGATTGTATCGGAAACTGGATGGGCTTCTAAGGGTGACCCGAACGAGCCCGGAACAACTATAAAGAATGCAAGGACttataatttgaatttaaagaAGTTGTTGTACAAAAAGAAAGGTACACCTTATAAACCACATACACCTATAAAGGCATATATTTTTGCCTTGTTTAATGAGGATTTGAAGCCCGGGCCCACTTCTGAGAGAAACTTTGGGCTGTTCAAACCCGATGGTAGTGTTGCCTATCATATTGGCTTCACTGGTATTTCCTCTGCCCCCTCATCCATGTTTTCATTCAAG GGTTTTAGGGCTCAAGGGTGGTTTGAGTACTCAAAATTGTTGATCATAACAATTTGTACGGCCTATGTACTTTTGGGTGTAATCTCCTGA
- the LOC130812127 gene encoding glucan endo-1,3-beta-glucosidase 14 isoform X1, with the protein MLFFFLQNRIKTFKIQSSWNKAPCRNLLIKIYDFFRSNGQEHIFHFRNPIHCQKESASNAALTTNAFTGTYGVNYGRIADNLPPPESVVTLLKAARIKNIRIYDADHSVLSAFADSGIEIIVGLGNEFLKDIAANGEKAMDWIKINVQPFLPRTKIVGIAVGNEVLGSGNDQELWEALVIAVRNVYICLERLQLSRSIQVSSPHSEGVFATSFPPSAGAFKEEILPYMKPLLQFFSQVGSPFYINAYPFLAYISDPTHIDIRYALFKKNPGIIDTKSKLHYDNMFMAQIDAAYFALEKVGYNKMEVIVSETGWASKGDPNEPGTTIKNARTYNLNLKKLLYKKKGTPYKPHTPIKAYIFALFNEDLKPGPTSERNFGLFKPDGSVAYHIGFTGISSAPSSMFSFKGFRAQGWFEYSKLLIITICTAYVLLGVIS; encoded by the exons atgctatttttttttttgcagaaCAGAATCAAAACTTTCAAAATTCAATCAAGTTGGAATAAAGCT CCTTGCAGGAATCTATTGATCAAAATATATGACTTTTTCCGGTCAAATGGACAAGAGCATATTTTCCACTTTCGAAATCCAATCCATTGCCAAAAAGAATCAGCAAGCAATGCTG CTCTAACAACAAACGCATTCACCGGAACATACGGCGTAAACTACGGAAGAATCGCCGATAATCTGCCACCACCCGAAAGTGTAGTAACACTTCTTAAAGCTGCAAGAATAAAGAACATAAGAATATACGACGCCGATCATAGTGTTCTATCCGCATTTGCAGATAGTGGGATCGAAATAATTGTAGGTCTTGGTAATGAATTTTTAAAAGACATAGCCGCTAATGGAGAAAAAGCAATGGATTGGATAAAAATTAACGTACAACCATTTCTTCCAAGGACCAAAATTGTTGGAATTGCCGTAGGTAATGAAGTTTTAGGTAGTGGAAATGACCAAGAACTTTGGGAAGCATTAGTAATTGCGGTAagaaatgtatatatatgtctagAACGTCTACAATTATCTCGATCGATTCAAGTTTCGAGTCCTCATTCTGAAGGCGTATTTGCTACGTCCTTTCCTCCATCGGCAGGAGCCTTTAAGGAAGAGATTTTACCTTATATGAAGCCGCTTTTACAGTTCTTTTCGCAAGTTGGTTCGCCTTTTTATATAAATGCATACCCATTTTTGGCCTATATAAGTGATCCTACTCATATTGATATTCGTTACGCGTTGTTTAAGAAAAACCCGGGGATTATTGACACAAAGTCTAAACTTCATTATGATAATATGTTTATGGCTCAAATTGATGCGGCCTATTTTGCGTTAGAAAAAGTTGGGTATAATAAAATGGAGGTGATTGTATCGGAAACTGGATGGGCTTCTAAGGGTGACCCGAACGAGCCCGGAACAACTATAAAGAATGCAAGGACttataatttgaatttaaagaAGTTGTTGTACAAAAAGAAAGGTACACCTTATAAACCACATACACCTATAAAGGCATATATTTTTGCCTTGTTTAATGAGGATTTGAAGCCCGGGCCCACTTCTGAGAGAAACTTTGGGCTGTTCAAACCCGATGGTAGTGTTGCCTATCATATTGGCTTCACTGGTATTTCCTCTGCCCCCTCATCCATGTTTTCATTCAAG GGTTTTAGGGCTCAAGGGTGGTTTGAGTACTCAAAATTGTTGATCATAACAATTTGTACGGCCTATGTACTTTTGGGTGTAATCTCCTGA
- the LOC130812127 gene encoding glucan endo-1,3-beta-glucosidase 14 isoform X3, whose translation MLQPCRNLLIKIYDFFRSNGQEHIFHFRNPIHCQKESASNAALTTNAFTGTYGVNYGRIADNLPPPESVVTLLKAARIKNIRIYDADHSVLSAFADSGIEIIVGLGNEFLKDIAANGEKAMDWIKINVQPFLPRTKIVGIAVGNEVLGSGNDQELWEALVIAVRNVYICLERLQLSRSIQVSSPHSEGVFATSFPPSAGAFKEEILPYMKPLLQFFSQVGSPFYINAYPFLAYISDPTHIDIRYALFKKNPGIIDTKSKLHYDNMFMAQIDAAYFALEKVGYNKMEVIVSETGWASKGDPNEPGTTIKNARTYNLNLKKLLYKKKGTPYKPHTPIKAYIFALFNEDLKPGPTSERNFGLFKPDGSVAYHIGFTGISSAPSSMFSFKGFRAQGWFEYSKLLIITICTAYVLLGVIS comes from the exons ATGTTGCAGCCTTGCAGGAATCTATTGATCAAAATATATGACTTTTTCCGGTCAAATGGACAAGAGCATATTTTCCACTTTCGAAATCCAATCCATTGCCAAAAAGAATCAGCAAGCAATGCTG CTCTAACAACAAACGCATTCACCGGAACATACGGCGTAAACTACGGAAGAATCGCCGATAATCTGCCACCACCCGAAAGTGTAGTAACACTTCTTAAAGCTGCAAGAATAAAGAACATAAGAATATACGACGCCGATCATAGTGTTCTATCCGCATTTGCAGATAGTGGGATCGAAATAATTGTAGGTCTTGGTAATGAATTTTTAAAAGACATAGCCGCTAATGGAGAAAAAGCAATGGATTGGATAAAAATTAACGTACAACCATTTCTTCCAAGGACCAAAATTGTTGGAATTGCCGTAGGTAATGAAGTTTTAGGTAGTGGAAATGACCAAGAACTTTGGGAAGCATTAGTAATTGCGGTAagaaatgtatatatatgtctagAACGTCTACAATTATCTCGATCGATTCAAGTTTCGAGTCCTCATTCTGAAGGCGTATTTGCTACGTCCTTTCCTCCATCGGCAGGAGCCTTTAAGGAAGAGATTTTACCTTATATGAAGCCGCTTTTACAGTTCTTTTCGCAAGTTGGTTCGCCTTTTTATATAAATGCATACCCATTTTTGGCCTATATAAGTGATCCTACTCATATTGATATTCGTTACGCGTTGTTTAAGAAAAACCCGGGGATTATTGACACAAAGTCTAAACTTCATTATGATAATATGTTTATGGCTCAAATTGATGCGGCCTATTTTGCGTTAGAAAAAGTTGGGTATAATAAAATGGAGGTGATTGTATCGGAAACTGGATGGGCTTCTAAGGGTGACCCGAACGAGCCCGGAACAACTATAAAGAATGCAAGGACttataatttgaatttaaagaAGTTGTTGTACAAAAAGAAAGGTACACCTTATAAACCACATACACCTATAAAGGCATATATTTTTGCCTTGTTTAATGAGGATTTGAAGCCCGGGCCCACTTCTGAGAGAAACTTTGGGCTGTTCAAACCCGATGGTAGTGTTGCCTATCATATTGGCTTCACTGGTATTTCCTCTGCCCCCTCATCCATGTTTTCATTCAAG GGTTTTAGGGCTCAAGGGTGGTTTGAGTACTCAAAATTGTTGATCATAACAATTTGTACGGCCTATGTACTTTTGGGTGTAATCTCCTGA
- the LOC130812127 gene encoding glucan endo-1,3-beta-glucosidase 14 isoform X4 yields MAWFINSFRKLVLQMGFFCLFFSVILLSHHALTTNAFTGTYGVNYGRIADNLPPPESVVTLLKAARIKNIRIYDADHSVLSAFADSGIEIIVGLGNEFLKDIAANGEKAMDWIKINVQPFLPRTKIVGIAVGNEVLGSGNDQELWEALVIAVRNVYICLERLQLSRSIQVSSPHSEGVFATSFPPSAGAFKEEILPYMKPLLQFFSQVGSPFYINAYPFLAYISDPTHIDIRYALFKKNPGIIDTKSKLHYDNMFMAQIDAAYFALEKVGYNKMEVIVSETGWASKGDPNEPGTTIKNARTYNLNLKKLLYKKKGTPYKPHTPIKAYIFALFNEDLKPGPTSERNFGLFKPDGSVAYHIGFTGISSAPSSMFSFKGFRAQGWFEYSKLLIITICTAYVLLGVIS; encoded by the exons ATGGCATGGTTTATTAATAGTTTTAGAAAGCTCGTATTACAAATGggattcttttgtttgttctTCTCCGTCATTTTACTCTCTCACCACG CTCTAACAACAAACGCATTCACCGGAACATACGGCGTAAACTACGGAAGAATCGCCGATAATCTGCCACCACCCGAAAGTGTAGTAACACTTCTTAAAGCTGCAAGAATAAAGAACATAAGAATATACGACGCCGATCATAGTGTTCTATCCGCATTTGCAGATAGTGGGATCGAAATAATTGTAGGTCTTGGTAATGAATTTTTAAAAGACATAGCCGCTAATGGAGAAAAAGCAATGGATTGGATAAAAATTAACGTACAACCATTTCTTCCAAGGACCAAAATTGTTGGAATTGCCGTAGGTAATGAAGTTTTAGGTAGTGGAAATGACCAAGAACTTTGGGAAGCATTAGTAATTGCGGTAagaaatgtatatatatgtctagAACGTCTACAATTATCTCGATCGATTCAAGTTTCGAGTCCTCATTCTGAAGGCGTATTTGCTACGTCCTTTCCTCCATCGGCAGGAGCCTTTAAGGAAGAGATTTTACCTTATATGAAGCCGCTTTTACAGTTCTTTTCGCAAGTTGGTTCGCCTTTTTATATAAATGCATACCCATTTTTGGCCTATATAAGTGATCCTACTCATATTGATATTCGTTACGCGTTGTTTAAGAAAAACCCGGGGATTATTGACACAAAGTCTAAACTTCATTATGATAATATGTTTATGGCTCAAATTGATGCGGCCTATTTTGCGTTAGAAAAAGTTGGGTATAATAAAATGGAGGTGATTGTATCGGAAACTGGATGGGCTTCTAAGGGTGACCCGAACGAGCCCGGAACAACTATAAAGAATGCAAGGACttataatttgaatttaaagaAGTTGTTGTACAAAAAGAAAGGTACACCTTATAAACCACATACACCTATAAAGGCATATATTTTTGCCTTGTTTAATGAGGATTTGAAGCCCGGGCCCACTTCTGAGAGAAACTTTGGGCTGTTCAAACCCGATGGTAGTGTTGCCTATCATATTGGCTTCACTGGTATTTCCTCTGCCCCCTCATCCATGTTTTCATTCAAG GGTTTTAGGGCTCAAGGGTGGTTTGAGTACTCAAAATTGTTGATCATAACAATTTGTACGGCCTATGTACTTTTGGGTGTAATCTCCTGA
- the LOC130812213 gene encoding protein LURP-one-related 12: MKVGESGFTSENDTHLTVCKTSLFFSGDGFTVYDCHGQLIFRVDSYGPDWRDQDELVLMDASGRCLLTVRRKRPSLHNRWEGFLGERTDGSKPIFSVKRSSIIGRSGVTVETYQNTGEEYQIEGSFAQRCCTIYDSSSKQVMAEIRRKVDASSNVVLGKDVFSLLVKPGFDSAFAMGLVLVLDQISSDGLVDVISTPGSDSDGGDSSSTSPNRAH; this comes from the exons atgaagGTTGGAGAAAGTGGGTTTACTTCTGAGAATGATACTCATTTAACTGTTTGTAAAACCTCCCTTTTCTTTTCTGGTGATGGTTTTACAGTTTATGATTGCCATGGACAACTCATTTTCCGAGTTGACTCGTATGGTCCTGATTGGCGTGACCAGGATGAACTCGTTCTTATGGATGCTTCTGGACGTTGCCTCCTCACTGTTCGCCGCAAg AGGCCAAGTCTACACAACAGATGGGAAGGATTCCTAGGAGAAAGAACGGATGGATCCAAACCCATATTTAGCGTAAAAAGATCATCAATAATCGGACGGTCAGGAGTAACTGTAGAAACGTACCAAAATACAGGGGAAGAATACCAAATAGAAGGTTCCTTTGCACAAAGATGTTGTACAATTTATGATTCTTCTTCTAAACAAGTTATGGCTGAGATCCGAAGAAAAGTGGATGCTTCGTCAAATGTTGTTTTGGGTAAAGATGTTTTTTCTCTTCTTGTTAAACCCGGATTTGACTCCGCTTTTGCAATGGGCCTTGTTTTGGTTTTGGACCAAATTAGCTCCGATGGTCTTGTTGATGTTATTTCTACTCCTGGGTCTGACTCTGATGGTGGTGATTCTAGCTCTACTAGCCCTAATAGGGcccactaa